From a region of the Mus pahari chromosome 12, PAHARI_EIJ_v1.1, whole genome shotgun sequence genome:
- the Cldn14 gene encoding claudin-14, giving the protein MASTAVQLLGFLLSFLGMVGTLITTILPHWRRTAHVGTNILTAVSYLKGLWMECVWHSTGIYQCQIYRSLLALPRDLQAARALMVISCLLSGMACACAVVGMKCTRCAKGTPAKTTFAVLGGALFLLAGLLCMVAVSWTTNDVVQNFYNPLLPSGMKFEIGQALYLGFISSSLSLIGGTLLCLSCQDEAPYRPYPPQSRAGATTTATAPAYRPPAAYKDNRAPSVTSAAHSGYRLNDYV; this is encoded by the coding sequence ATGGCCAGCACAGCGGTCCAGCTCCTAGGCTTCCTGCTTAGCTTCCTGGGCATGGTGGGAACGCTCATCACCACCATCCTGCCACACTGGCGGAGGACGGCCCATGTGGGTACCAACATCCTGACGGCCGTGTCCTACCTGAAGGGACTGTGGATGGAGTGCGTGTGGCACAGCACAGGCATCTACCAGTGTCAGATCTACCGCTCGCTGCTGGCGCTGCCTCGGGACCTGCAGGCAGCCCGGGCACTCATGGTCATCTCCTGCCTGCTGTCCGGCATGGCCTGCGCCTGCGCAGTAGTGGGCATGAAGTGCACACGCTGCGCCAAGGGCACACCCGCCAAGACCACCTTCGCAGTGCTGGGGGGCGCGCTCTTCCTGCTGGCCGGCCTGCTGTGCATGGTGGCTGTGTCCTGGACCACGAACGACGTGGTGCAGAATTTTTATAACCCGCTGCTGCCCAGTGGCATGAAGTTTGAGATCGGCCAGGCCCTGTACCTGGGCTTCATCTCCTCGTCCCTGTCTCTCATCGGGGGCACCCTGCTCTGCTTATCCTGCCAGGACGAGGCCCCCTACAGACCCTACCCTCCACAGTCCAGAGCTGGTGCCACCACCACGGCTACCGCCCCTGCCTACCGCCCACCAGCGGCCTACAAGGACAACCGTGCCCCCTCGGTGACCTCAGCCGCGCACAGTGGGTACAGGCTGAATGACTACGTGTGA